One Arthrobacter sp. StoSoilB20 DNA segment encodes these proteins:
- a CDS encoding DUF4193 domain-containing protein encodes MATDYDAPRKTEEDVSEDSLEELKTHQSGKQSSAVDVDESDLADSFELPGADLSGEELLIQVMPPQPDEFTCFNCFLVKHRSQIAAERGGHLYCTECES; translated from the coding sequence ATGGCCACCGATTACGATGCCCCTCGAAAGACCGAGGAAGACGTCAGCGAGGATTCCCTGGAAGAACTCAAGACGCACCAGTCGGGTAAGCAGTCCTCGGCTGTGGACGTCGACGAGTCCGATCTTGCCGACAGTTTTGAGCTGCCCGGCGCTGATTTGTCCGGCGAGGAACTCCTGATTCAGGTGATGCCTCCGCAGCCGGACGAGTTCACCTGCTTCAACTGCTTCCTGGTGAAGCACAGGTCGCAGATCGCCGCGGAGCGGGGCGGTCACTTGTATTGCACGGAGTGCGAAAGCTAG
- a CDS encoding TRAM domain-containing protein, which yields MTSHTTSHPTAQAAGEHPGAAGTELVVDIGPIAHGGHFVARHEGRVIFVRHAIPGEKVRIRLTDSGDSSRFWRADVVEVLEASPHRVPHFWKPADSLASWKRGGPPVGGAELGHISLEHQRELKSGVLAEQLQRLAGLDLATEVEAVGDQHDDGLGWRTRASFAVTSKGRLGMHAHRSDLVLPIKEMPLALPGVNELKLWDLDLTGIARVEVAVPANGSRPLILLAPEEGTSPKRVHSIVSQLPHEVSVASFDPGKGEVLQLRGRTWVQESAAGHEYRVTGEGFWQIHKDAPGTLVGAVTDYLSRGGYLQPGAAVADLYAGAGLFTAPLADAVGVTGSVLSVEGAPGTSRDARKNLHGQPQVEIVQGRVERVLHQSARSFDSLVLDPPRAGAGKAVVKQLMATGPRAIAYVSCDPASFARDLGYFHQGGWRLESLRAFDLYPHTHHLETVGLIVPAH from the coding sequence ATGACCTCCCACACCACTTCCCACCCCACCGCACAGGCCGCCGGCGAACATCCAGGCGCGGCAGGTACCGAACTCGTCGTGGACATCGGACCGATCGCCCACGGTGGCCACTTTGTCGCACGGCACGAAGGGCGCGTCATCTTCGTCCGGCATGCCATCCCGGGGGAGAAGGTCCGCATCCGGTTGACCGACTCCGGTGACTCGTCGCGCTTCTGGCGGGCCGACGTCGTCGAAGTCCTTGAAGCATCGCCCCACCGCGTTCCGCATTTCTGGAAACCGGCGGACTCCTTGGCCTCGTGGAAACGGGGTGGGCCTCCGGTGGGCGGCGCTGAGCTCGGACATATCTCGCTGGAGCACCAACGTGAACTGAAGTCCGGGGTGCTGGCCGAGCAACTCCAGAGGCTTGCCGGCCTCGACCTCGCCACCGAGGTTGAAGCGGTCGGGGACCAGCACGACGACGGCCTCGGCTGGCGCACGCGCGCCAGCTTCGCCGTGACTTCCAAGGGACGGTTGGGCATGCACGCGCATCGCTCCGATCTGGTGCTTCCCATTAAGGAAATGCCACTGGCACTGCCCGGAGTCAATGAACTGAAGCTGTGGGACCTGGACCTCACCGGGATCGCCCGCGTCGAGGTTGCCGTGCCGGCCAACGGTTCACGGCCGCTGATTCTGTTGGCCCCGGAAGAAGGGACGAGCCCCAAGAGGGTGCACAGCATCGTGTCCCAATTGCCGCATGAGGTGTCAGTAGCCAGCTTCGACCCGGGAAAGGGCGAGGTCCTGCAGTTGCGGGGGAGGACCTGGGTGCAGGAGTCCGCCGCCGGCCACGAATACAGGGTCACTGGCGAGGGGTTCTGGCAGATCCATAAGGACGCGCCCGGAACCTTGGTGGGTGCTGTGACGGATTATCTTTCACGGGGCGGGTACTTGCAGCCCGGTGCCGCCGTTGCCGATCTCTATGCCGGCGCAGGGCTGTTCACGGCCCCCTTGGCCGACGCCGTAGGTGTCACGGGATCGGTGCTTTCGGTGGAGGGCGCCCCCGGGACCAGCCGTGATGCCCGCAAGAACCTGCACGGGCAACCACAGGTGGAAATAGTCCAGGGGCGGGTGGAACGTGTGCTGCACCAGAGTGCGCGAAGCTTTGATTCGCTGGTGCTGGACCCGCCACGCGCCGGGGCCGGAAAGGCTGTGGTCAAGCAATTGATGGCCACCGGACCCCGCGCAATTGCCTATGTGTCCTGCGATCCGGCGTCCTTTGCGCGTGATCTGGGTTACTTCCATCAGGGTGGTTGGCGCCTGGAGTCGCTGCGCGCGTTCGATCTCTACCCCCACACGCATCACCTCGAAACAGTGGGCCTGATCGTCCCCGCCCACTGA
- a CDS encoding TrkA family potassium uptake protein, producing MAHFVIMGCGRVGATLAHTLEDAGHSVAIIDQDERAFRRLRNTFAGRKVTGVGFDRDTLKQAGVEEAYAFAAVSSGDNSNILATRVARETFHVAHVVARIYDPGRAEIYQRLGIPTVAAVRWSADQVLRRILPEQHLAGDYREPSGRLVLAEVDLHEEWIGHSLASIEAASGIRIAFITRFGEGVLPTTGTAYQEGDTVHAMLSLDRTSEISRILAKAPAKES from the coding sequence GTGGCACACTTCGTGATCATGGGTTGCGGCCGTGTTGGCGCAACCCTGGCACACACTTTGGAGGATGCCGGCCATTCGGTCGCCATCATCGACCAGGACGAGCGGGCCTTCCGCCGGTTGCGTAATACCTTTGCCGGCCGCAAGGTCACCGGCGTCGGTTTCGACAGGGACACCCTCAAGCAGGCCGGTGTGGAAGAGGCCTACGCCTTCGCCGCAGTTTCCAGCGGCGACAACTCCAACATCCTGGCCACCCGGGTGGCGCGCGAGACCTTTCATGTTGCCCATGTTGTGGCGCGGATCTACGATCCCGGACGTGCCGAGATCTACCAGCGCCTGGGCATCCCCACCGTGGCAGCTGTCCGTTGGAGCGCCGACCAGGTCCTGCGCCGCATTCTTCCCGAACAGCATCTGGCCGGGGATTACCGTGAGCCCTCGGGCCGGCTGGTTTTAGCCGAGGTGGATCTTCATGAGGAGTGGATCGGGCACAGCCTCGCATCCATTGAAGCCGCCTCGGGAATACGCATTGCCTTCATTACCCGGTTTGGCGAGGGCGTCCTCCCCACGACGGGCACGGCCTACCAGGAAGGCGACACCGTCCACGCGATGCTGAGCCTGGACAGAACGTCCGAGATCAGCCGGATCCTCGCCAAAGCACCCGCCAAGGAGTCTTAG
- a CDS encoding DUF3710 domain-containing protein — MLFGRGKKSKDERSESAGTVEESGAEAQSPESVQPGTAGDFRLAKGPLDIDEIEDRDGYVDLGALLIAPAEGLQLRLEVEEATQRVVAVTMDLEGSSLQLQAFAAPRSEGLWDEIREQITQSVASQGGETEEVSGAFGTELVAKLPAEAADGSRGFRAARFMGVDGPRWFLRGVLGGQAALERDAAAGLEELFRRVVVVRGDNPMPPRELLQLRLPKDAAVPGQAGAPEGAPAMEQPERGPEITQIG; from the coding sequence ATGCTTTTTGGGCGCGGCAAGAAGTCCAAGGACGAGCGGTCGGAATCCGCCGGCACCGTCGAGGAATCCGGTGCTGAGGCACAAAGTCCTGAATCGGTCCAGCCCGGCACTGCCGGTGATTTCAGGCTGGCCAAGGGCCCCTTGGATATAGACGAGATCGAGGACCGTGATGGCTACGTGGACCTCGGTGCGCTCCTGATCGCTCCTGCCGAGGGTCTCCAACTGAGGCTTGAGGTCGAAGAAGCCACCCAGCGGGTGGTGGCAGTGACCATGGACCTGGAAGGTTCCAGCCTGCAGCTCCAGGCCTTCGCGGCTCCGCGTTCGGAAGGCTTGTGGGACGAGATCCGGGAACAGATCACCCAGTCCGTAGCCAGCCAGGGCGGGGAAACCGAAGAAGTCTCCGGAGCGTTCGGTACTGAACTCGTGGCCAAGTTGCCCGCCGAAGCTGCTGATGGCAGCCGCGGCTTCCGTGCCGCACGCTTCATGGGCGTGGACGGGCCGCGTTGGTTCCTCCGGGGCGTCCTCGGCGGGCAGGCTGCGTTGGAACGTGACGCCGCGGCAGGCCTGGAAGAACTTTTCCGCAGGGTAGTGGTGGTGCGCGGCGATAATCCGATGCCCCCGCGCGAACTGCTGCAGCTGCGCCTGCCCAAGGACGCCGCCGTGCCGGGTCAGGCTGGCGCTCCTGAGGGCGCACCGGCCATGGAACAGCCTGAACGAGGGCCGGAGATCACCCAGATTGGCTGA
- a CDS encoding APC family permease, translated as MLTILNAAKRVLVGRPVRNDRLSHTLLPKRIALPIFASDALSSVAYAPDEILLTLALAGVSAVAFSPLVGLAVMVVLLTVVASYRQNVHAYPSGGGDYEIANVNLGKYAGLTVASALLVDYVLTVAVSMSSAAAYVTTAIPSLHGQQALIATIGVVILALVNLRGIKEAGSVFAVPTYIFMASILGMTAVGIFQFATGQLGEAQSANFTIVPQSGFDEGLVGLAGAFLLLRAFSSGAAALTGVEAISNGVPNFQKPKSKNAATTLLLLGAIAAAMLAGILFLANATKVHIVLDPATEFLVDGKPLPEGYIQNPAISQIADTIFGAGSIPFYIVVAATGVILVFASNTAFNGFPVLGSILAQDGYLPRQLRTRGDRLAFSNGVLALAAGALVLILAFNADVTKLIQLYIVGVFISFTASQLGMIRHWGRELKLARDKAVRRRIIKSRTINMVGFGMTALVLVIVLITKFEQGAWIALLAMFVLFLIMWSIRAHYDNVARELAVDEDSSPRALPTRVHAVLLVSHVRKPVLRALAYARASRPSRLDAITVDINTEETQHTVRDWEKLEIPVPLTVLASPYRETVTPIMDYIKNMRRDSPRDLIVVYIPEYVVGKWWEQLVHNQTALRIKTRLHFEPGVMVASVPWQLKSSEEAKALQDT; from the coding sequence GTGCTGACAATTTTGAATGCCGCGAAGCGGGTGTTGGTGGGCAGGCCGGTCAGGAATGACCGCCTGTCCCACACCTTGTTGCCCAAACGCATCGCTTTGCCGATCTTCGCCTCGGATGCGCTGTCCTCGGTAGCCTATGCCCCTGATGAAATCCTGCTGACGCTGGCCCTCGCGGGCGTCAGTGCCGTAGCTTTCTCGCCGTTGGTCGGCCTCGCCGTCATGGTGGTTTTGCTCACAGTTGTGGCGTCCTACCGGCAAAACGTCCACGCCTACCCCTCCGGTGGCGGCGACTATGAGATCGCGAACGTCAACCTGGGCAAGTATGCCGGGCTCACCGTGGCCTCAGCCCTCCTGGTGGACTACGTGTTGACCGTTGCCGTGTCCATGTCTTCCGCTGCAGCGTATGTCACCACGGCTATTCCTTCCCTGCACGGGCAACAGGCCCTCATTGCCACTATCGGCGTCGTCATCCTTGCGTTGGTGAACCTTCGTGGCATCAAGGAAGCGGGCTCGGTTTTTGCTGTTCCCACTTACATTTTCATGGCTTCGATCCTGGGCATGACCGCCGTGGGTATTTTCCAGTTTGCCACCGGGCAACTGGGGGAGGCACAGTCGGCAAACTTCACCATCGTCCCGCAGTCCGGATTTGATGAGGGCCTGGTTGGACTGGCCGGCGCTTTCCTCCTGCTTCGGGCGTTCTCCTCCGGCGCTGCGGCACTGACCGGCGTCGAAGCCATCAGCAATGGCGTACCAAACTTCCAGAAGCCCAAGAGCAAAAACGCGGCAACAACGTTGCTGCTGCTCGGCGCAATCGCCGCGGCAATGTTGGCCGGCATCCTCTTCCTGGCCAATGCCACCAAAGTACACATCGTCCTTGACCCCGCCACGGAGTTCCTGGTGGACGGCAAGCCGCTTCCCGAGGGCTACATCCAGAACCCGGCCATCAGCCAGATTGCCGACACCATCTTCGGTGCAGGGTCCATTCCGTTCTACATCGTGGTGGCGGCAACAGGTGTCATCCTGGTGTTCGCCTCGAATACTGCCTTCAACGGGTTCCCTGTCCTTGGCTCCATACTTGCCCAGGACGGCTACCTCCCGCGTCAACTCCGAACCCGCGGCGACAGGCTCGCGTTCAGCAACGGCGTCCTGGCCTTGGCCGCGGGTGCCCTGGTGCTGATCCTCGCTTTCAACGCCGATGTCACCAAGCTGATCCAGCTCTACATCGTGGGCGTCTTCATCTCCTTCACGGCCAGCCAGCTCGGGATGATCCGGCACTGGGGACGCGAATTGAAACTCGCCAGGGACAAGGCCGTCCGCCGGAGGATTATCAAGTCGCGCACCATCAACATGGTCGGTTTCGGCATGACGGCCCTGGTCCTGGTGATCGTCCTGATCACCAAGTTCGAGCAGGGCGCCTGGATCGCCTTGCTTGCCATGTTTGTCCTCTTCCTCATCATGTGGAGCATCCGCGCCCACTATGACAACGTGGCCAGGGAACTGGCGGTCGACGAGGACTCGTCACCGCGCGCCCTGCCTACCCGCGTCCATGCGGTTCTCCTCGTCTCGCACGTCCGCAAGCCCGTCCTCCGGGCGCTGGCATATGCCAGGGCATCCAGGCCCTCGCGCCTTGACGCAATTACCGTGGACATCAACACAGAAGAGACCCAGCACACCGTCCGGGACTGGGAGAAGCTGGAAATTCCGGTGCCCCTGACCGTGCTGGCCAGCCCTTACCGTGAAACCGTGACACCCATCATGGACTACATCAAGAACATGCGGCGTGACTCGCCCCGGGACCTGATCGTGGTCTACATCCCCGAATATGTGGTGGGCAAATGGTGGGAACAACTGGTCCACAACCAGACAGCACTCCGAATCAAGACGCGGCTCCACTTTGAACCTGGAGTCATGGTTGCCAGCGTTCCGTGGCAGCTGAAATCGTCCGAAGAAGCAAAGGCACTGCAGGATACCTAA
- a CDS encoding NAD-binding protein: MKVVIVGAGSVGSSIARELLAHKHQILLIDLKPEVIGRSGLRGARWLVGDACELSTLQDAKLEDADVVVSATGDDKVNLVVSLLAKTEFGVGRTVGRVNNPKNDWMFNDSWGVDVAVNTPQLMTALVEEAVEIGDIVRLLTLQTGVASIVEFTVPHDSHVIGSTVGGIDWPEDATLVAILRDQAPITPTRDDVLDGGDELFFVTTIAAEDGLRSLLSPGYDDDNEPREGTSGTGDQASEDDGFDG, encoded by the coding sequence GTGAAAGTCGTTATTGTTGGTGCAGGAAGCGTCGGTTCGTCCATTGCGCGTGAACTTCTGGCCCATAAGCACCAGATCCTGCTGATCGACCTCAAGCCCGAGGTCATTGGCCGCAGCGGACTGCGGGGCGCCCGCTGGCTGGTGGGCGATGCCTGCGAACTCAGTACCCTGCAGGACGCAAAACTTGAGGATGCCGACGTCGTGGTTTCAGCCACCGGCGACGACAAAGTCAACCTGGTGGTATCCCTCTTGGCCAAGACGGAATTCGGTGTGGGCCGCACCGTGGGCCGTGTGAACAATCCCAAGAACGACTGGATGTTCAATGATTCCTGGGGCGTAGACGTCGCGGTCAATACTCCGCAGCTCATGACAGCCCTGGTGGAAGAAGCCGTCGAAATCGGCGACATCGTCCGCTTGCTGACGTTGCAGACAGGAGTGGCCTCGATCGTGGAATTCACGGTCCCGCATGACTCCCATGTCATTGGCAGCACGGTCGGCGGGATCGATTGGCCGGAGGACGCCACACTGGTGGCAATCCTGCGCGACCAGGCACCCATTACCCCCACCCGCGACGACGTCCTTGATGGCGGCGACGAGCTTTTCTTCGTCACCACCATCGCAGCAGAGGACGGCCTGAGGTCACTGTTGTCGCCGGGTTACGACGACGACAACGAACCTCGTGAGGGAACGTCGGGAACCGGGGATCAGGCCTCCGAGGACGACGGCTTCGACGGCTGA
- the sepH gene encoding septation protein SepH, which produces MQDLRLVGVHDDGGHLLLSGPGGEMFQLPIDEALRAAASRTPAQVAARAANTPIAMSPRDIQSRIRSGATAAEVAELSGLPLANVQRYEGPVLAEREYVARQARNIEVAAPAPGHDAYRSAFGDNPATLGEMVDHRLAAHGIDSSTVDWDSWRRTDGSWTVVARFETVPGTHGSIGEEPPAMWTFSPQRKSLQNANRWAQQLSELEPLDGPVPARRLAAVSDRPFDFETDAETAARVSAKEAKEADSLLEMLRSRRGQRLGVDEDGDDALAVLLSNVPAAHPRPGDGNDDVDEAPGAEPAPAAVPAEEPVRKDGRPSMLSRLSLAPRHFEPQDDDDDDSLKLHQGVSTETREITVVASPLRPVTPLAGRKPAGLDELLGGSNVSRDAQEQQESHDGNPDSTIPADSTDSEVRKDADAPAERQPSRPKRSSIPSWDEIVFGARGD; this is translated from the coding sequence ATGCAGGATCTACGACTGGTAGGCGTCCACGACGACGGCGGGCATCTGCTTTTGAGCGGCCCCGGCGGTGAGATGTTCCAGCTTCCGATCGACGAGGCCTTGAGGGCAGCGGCGAGCCGGACCCCTGCCCAAGTGGCGGCCCGGGCCGCCAACACACCCATTGCCATGTCACCCCGTGACATCCAGTCCAGAATTCGCAGTGGCGCGACGGCGGCCGAAGTGGCCGAATTGTCCGGGCTGCCCCTCGCCAACGTCCAACGCTACGAAGGCCCCGTCCTCGCAGAGCGTGAATACGTCGCCAGGCAAGCACGCAACATTGAGGTCGCTGCCCCTGCTCCGGGCCATGACGCCTACCGCTCAGCCTTCGGGGACAACCCGGCCACGCTCGGAGAGATGGTGGACCACCGGCTGGCTGCCCACGGCATCGATTCGTCCACCGTGGACTGGGATTCATGGCGCCGGACGGACGGTTCCTGGACCGTCGTCGCACGCTTCGAGACGGTGCCGGGCACGCACGGCAGCATCGGCGAAGAGCCTCCCGCCATGTGGACCTTCAGCCCGCAGCGCAAGTCACTTCAGAACGCCAACCGTTGGGCACAGCAGCTCAGCGAACTCGAGCCCTTGGACGGACCAGTTCCGGCGCGCCGGCTCGCTGCTGTCTCGGACCGTCCCTTCGACTTCGAGACTGATGCTGAAACAGCCGCACGTGTCTCTGCCAAGGAAGCCAAGGAAGCGGACAGCCTCCTGGAGATGCTCCGGTCGCGTCGGGGTCAGCGCCTGGGAGTGGACGAGGACGGAGACGACGCCTTGGCAGTGCTGCTGAGCAACGTTCCGGCAGCCCACCCGCGGCCGGGAGACGGGAACGACGACGTCGACGAAGCCCCCGGCGCAGAACCCGCGCCCGCAGCGGTTCCTGCTGAGGAACCCGTGCGCAAGGACGGACGTCCGTCGATGCTGTCGCGGCTGAGCCTCGCGCCACGGCACTTCGAACCCCAGGATGACGATGACGATGATTCGCTGAAGCTTCACCAGGGCGTCAGCACGGAAACGCGGGAGATCACGGTGGTGGCCAGCCCGCTGCGCCCCGTCACGCCTCTCGCCGGGCGCAAACCGGCCGGGCTTGACGAGCTTCTGGGCGGCAGCAACGTTTCCCGCGACGCGCAGGAGCAGCAGGAGTCACATGACGGGAACCCGGATTCGACAATTCCGGCCGATTCCACGGACTCCGAGGTCCGCAAGGACGCCGATGCGCCAGCAGAACGCCAGCCTTCACGGCCAAAGCGGTCCAGCATCCCCAGTTGGGATGAGATCGTTTTCGGAGCCCGCGGGGACTAG
- a CDS encoding DUF3093 domain-containing protein, which translates to MPTPDQSSPVPARNTPSPEVLYSEKLWPSVWIWIVVVGLSGAGILMFGPISAATGIIAALVLLAIMTVMLVLSTPTITVTPTTVRVGRASIDRKFVGSVEAFTKDEATAERGPRLNGLAYMCFRGWIDPVVKIEITDPADRTPYWLASSRRPDELVSALSAPRA; encoded by the coding sequence ATGCCTACGCCTGACCAGTCCTCCCCCGTGCCTGCCCGGAACACTCCATCGCCGGAGGTCCTTTACTCCGAAAAACTGTGGCCGTCAGTGTGGATCTGGATCGTGGTGGTTGGCTTGTCCGGCGCGGGCATCCTGATGTTCGGTCCCATCAGTGCGGCAACGGGCATTATCGCGGCTTTGGTCCTGCTGGCCATCATGACCGTCATGCTGGTGCTCTCGACGCCCACCATCACTGTTACCCCAACTACGGTCCGTGTGGGCCGTGCGAGCATCGATCGGAAGTTCGTGGGATCCGTCGAGGCCTTCACCAAGGACGAAGCCACCGCTGAACGTGGTCCCCGGCTCAATGGACTCGCCTACATGTGCTTCAGGGGCTGGATCGATCCCGTGGTCAAGATTGAAATCACCGATCCCGCAGACCGGACTCCGTACTGGCTGGCCTCGTCCCGCAGGCCTGACGAGCTGGTTTCGGCCTTGTCAGCTCCGCGGGCCTGA
- a CDS encoding DUF3159 domain-containing protein, translated as MTVANGSEPKNTGDSVPDGRPSRPGEAAKPSAEAPGVSDLAAGYAQKAGLHRNSAGHVDMLKSAGGWQGIAESILPGLVFLVVFTVARDLTPALVAALATAAVFTVVRLIQRRPLTQALAGVVGVGISAWLANTTGKAEDFYVLGFFTNIAYILAMVLSIVLKWPVAGLLFGFVRNEGLEWRKDPERLRAYKLGTWIVVAVLALRLLVQVPLYFMGEAGLTALATTRLLMGAPLYILGLWVAWLVTKPAPQPSKPSSSEA; from the coding sequence ATGACAGTGGCCAACGGATCAGAACCGAAGAACACCGGAGACTCTGTTCCGGATGGCCGGCCTTCCCGGCCCGGGGAAGCCGCAAAGCCGTCAGCGGAAGCACCCGGTGTTTCCGATCTCGCTGCCGGCTACGCACAAAAGGCCGGCCTTCACCGGAACAGCGCCGGGCACGTGGACATGCTGAAGTCCGCCGGTGGCTGGCAGGGCATCGCCGAGAGCATTCTCCCGGGATTGGTCTTCCTGGTGGTGTTCACGGTGGCCAGGGATCTCACCCCTGCATTGGTGGCGGCTTTGGCTACGGCAGCCGTGTTCACTGTGGTCCGGTTGATCCAACGGCGCCCACTGACCCAGGCCTTGGCCGGGGTTGTGGGGGTCGGTATTTCGGCGTGGCTGGCCAACACCACAGGCAAAGCCGAGGACTTCTACGTCCTGGGCTTCTTCACCAACATCGCCTATATCCTCGCCATGGTGCTCTCCATCGTCCTCAAATGGCCGGTGGCGGGCCTGCTCTTCGGGTTCGTCCGCAATGAGGGACTCGAATGGCGCAAGGACCCTGAACGGCTGAGGGCTTACAAGCTGGGAACGTGGATCGTGGTTGCCGTCCTGGCTCTGCGTCTTCTGGTGCAGGTCCCGCTGTACTTCATGGGCGAAGCAGGCCTGACAGCCCTGGCAACCACCAGGCTCCTGATGGGAGCCCCGCTGTACATCCTGGGCCTCTGGGTTGCCTGGCTGGTCACCAAGCCCGCACCTCAGCCGTCGAAGCCGTCGTCCTCGGAGGCCTGA
- the dut gene encoding dUTP diphosphatase, whose amino-acid sequence MSNETAVFSTDTDTDANTAPDTGSGSETAAAYGAPTLEVQLKMLDAGLEAPSYAHPGDAGADLRAREDVHLAPGERKLVPTGVSIALPDGFVALIHPRSGLATKHGLTVVNAPGTVDAGYRGEIAVTLLNTDQNHAIDLKRGDRIAQMVIQRVEYARFVAVDQLSDSVRGTGGFGSTGGFNASKA is encoded by the coding sequence GTGAGCAATGAGACGGCAGTATTCAGTACAGACACAGACACAGACGCAAACACAGCCCCCGACACCGGCAGCGGCAGTGAGACCGCGGCGGCTTACGGCGCCCCCACTTTGGAAGTGCAGCTGAAAATGCTCGACGCCGGGCTGGAAGCGCCGTCGTATGCCCACCCGGGAGATGCCGGAGCCGACCTCCGCGCCCGGGAGGACGTACACCTCGCCCCCGGCGAGCGGAAACTGGTTCCGACAGGCGTCTCCATCGCCCTCCCGGACGGATTCGTTGCCCTCATCCACCCACGCTCAGGCCTTGCCACCAAGCATGGCCTGACGGTCGTCAACGCCCCAGGCACTGTGGACGCGGGCTACCGTGGCGAAATTGCGGTGACGCTCCTGAACACCGACCAAAACCACGCCATCGACCTCAAGCGCGGCGATAGAATTGCACAAATGGTAATTCAGCGCGTTGAGTACGCACGGTTCGTAGCTGTTGACCAGCTGTCCGATTCCGTTCGTGGCACCGGTGGCTTCGGTTCCACCGGTGGCTTCAACGCATCGAAGGCCTAA